The sequence aggTGCGGGTCACGGCCAGGGGTCCGGCCCCGGGGGTCGCCGTGGGGAAACGCTCTATGGCGTACCGGGCCAAGGTAaagaacacacgcacgcttTCCCAAGACTATGTTTACTGAGCGACaggaacccacacacactcaatactATATATTCAACATGCACACCGTACTCACCAGCCATGAGTGTGTAGTAAGGCCTCATAACAGAAGGGTCTCCCCCAGGGGGGTGTTATGTAACTAAAAGCCCCCCCTGCTCATTGGTGAGCTGGTCAAACAGAAGGGTCTCCCACAGGGGGTGTTATGTAACTAAGAGCCCACCTGCTCATTGGTGAGCCGGTCAAACAGAAGGGTCTCCTacaggtgtgtgttttcttCAATGTGTTCTCCAGCAGGACACGTCTGAGTCGGACGAGGACGACGACAAGAGCGACTCTTCGGACTCGGACGACGATGACGAGTCGTCAGGAAGCAGCGAAAGTGACGAAGACGACGATGATGAGGTGGGTTCCTCCGGTTTAAAGGGGCCCGTTTTGGGATGGTTGTCCTCTGCAGCCTTTCAAAGACATCCGGAGTACTGCGTGTTTCGTTATAATCTGAAGCTCTCCCTGACGCTCAGCCTCAACCAAGTCAGACTAGAACGCCTGTAACCACATCTAACTAGGCCAAGCCGATGGCTGGTTACCAGACCTACCAGGTCTAGTAACCGTAACCGTAACCTCTCCCCGTCTTCCTCCCGCCCGCAGAACGACGAAGACGACGAGGACCAGTCGGGCGACAGCAGCTCCTCGGAGGAGAGCAGCGACTCGGACACGGACTAGCAGCACAGGACAGGAGAAGTTGTGCAGGCCACGCCTCCTCACAAGccattttttgttttggtttttccgGCGGACCAATGGGCAGCGTCGACACCGGACTGCCGTGATCCTGGCCCCGCCCGCAGCGGACGGGGGCGAGCGAAGGACCTACGTTACGCTAACGTTCCTGAAGGACGCTCTGCACCTCTCGCAGGGGTTGTTACATGTGTTCCCCAAGTGTTTGTTGGGCGTTACCGTTTGTTTGGTTtacattttaagaaaaaaaatggcCTTTAACCTTGATGTGTCACTATTTTTTATCATGACTATAAACTTTAACAAGCGCGTTTAagctttttgattttttttttttttttaagactgGGATTTGTACAGTTGAACAGGGAGGGGACTTTTGAGGTCCCGGTTGCTGACTGGTTGTCCAGGGTTGGGAGGAAGTTCTTCAGTTCCCACTCGACTATTTTGGACAAAACGTTAAGAATTAAAATGCACTTTTTTCTCATCCGGTCTCGGAGGTTTTTGTAATCCAAACACTTCAAAGCGGCATCACGCCTCAAGGAATGACAAGACACCGGGGttagatttttatattttatatagacATTTGAGGTCGatagatttatatatagaatataaacAAGCTTTCCCACATCTGGGCCCCCACCCGCCCACCCCCCTGGCCCGGTACCACAAATAAATAGatttcccaccccccccccccccccggggagacGGCGTCCATCCCCCAGCAAAAGTGGAGCGCAAGGGTCACTCAATGATTTACAAGATtggtctccacacacacatgaatgagcCACATATAAACCCCCCACATTGACGGATTAGTGTCCCATTGGAAACCCTCTTCCCCATCCACAGATTACCCTTAACCCAATCCCCCCCACCTTCCCCGGACATGCATCAGCGCGGCGCTAGTTTGCCAGCATGATTAGTCAAAAACCTATTTGGTTGTCCCCATGGGAAAAtgggaaaacacatttttttcccCAAGCAACccacagttttgtttttttgtccctAGAATATCAAatacatgtttgttttttatgtcaTGAGACAAATGGTTTACCTGTCACGTTAAAAACTCCCGGCCACAAACATTAGTTTGTTGGATTATTGAGCTGCGAGGTTCCGTTCGCAGACGGACGAGAACGGTTTGTGCTACGCTAACCGCCGCCGCAGTGCTAATCCGTCTCGGACCCGCTGTCTCTGGACAGGATGGCGgttaaaacaacaaatgctattcctttttttattttttatatcccCCCCCTGAAATATAACATTTCTACTCGGCTGAACACAAGATAGTTGTCAACCATCTAGAAAAATGTCCCTCTTATCAAGAGCATGATTCTATAAACCCCCTTTAATCTCAAATTCAAACTACCACCAGCAGCCCCctcatctgcccccccccccccccggccggtCTGCTGTCATAAGGGCACCGAGAGCAGCTTCTTGTGGAGGTACTGCTTCACCTCTTCGATGCCGTTGagcttctccagctcctggtaGGGCAGctgcagagaggaagacagagggatGGATCATGCTTCTGCTGCTTCCAGAACCACATTCTGACATGTTTCAGTGCCTTTTGTACTGGCTaccaaggggtgtgtgtgtgtgtgtgtgtgtgtgtgtgtgtgtgtgtgagagagacctGTAGGATGATGTAGCCAAGGAGCTGCAGGTGGCGGTCCCTCATGGCGCGTgagccaccagcaccaccgagTTGTGACAGTAGTGCCACTTGTCATTCACAGACATCACCACCCTGCACATACCAGATGCATTGTGGGAAACGGTCCACCAAAAAGCACCATGAGACCAACGTAGGTGACACTGGGATGTTCCCACCCACCTGCGGATGGTCCGTAGGTCGCCGGCGGCGACGTCCGCATCGCTCCTCTCCGCAGGGTGCCCCCCGGAGAGGGGGCGGTGGCCGGCCCCTCGGAGGCGGAGCTCTCAGAATAGGCCACGCCCTCGTAGAACCCCTGCAGCTCGCAGTCCGCCTCCTGCCCGGAGGGGGGAGCCGCCACTccccctgactcctcctcctccaggatctGACCAATGGAGAACTGGAAGAGGGagtcgggccccggggccccgggcggcggcggcgggggggccagGCTGTCGGAGGGGGGGCTGCTCAGCGTGGAGCTGTCCTGGCTCTCCAGGGAGGCGTCCTTGGCCAGGCCGGAGTAGTAGTCGGGCCCCGAGGCGTAGTAGGAGCCGTACTCCGCCAGGCCCCCGGCGCCGTTGGGGCCCGGGGAGCCGCGGAGGTGCAGCGGGAGGAAGGCCTCCGGGACGGCCCCCTCCGGGtccggcccctcccccttcagCGGGCTGAACGGGGAGAACTTCTGGAAGTCCGAGGTCAGCGTTGTCATGGAAACCGCACCGTCGGCCTTGGGCGTAGCCACGGCGACGCAGGTGGGCGGGGGCACGCCGGCTCCGGGCCGAACGGGGAGGATCCGCCCCGACGCGTCCATTAAGATCAGGAAGTctgcaggaagtgacatcaccaCACATGAGTGGACTGAAGGCGGGCCCCGAGAACGTCTTTGTGCCAGAGATTCGGATCTCAGATCAGGCAACttttaaatataaatgcatCCAAAGAGCTTTATTATTAAACTGGCATGAACAATCAGCACTATTAACTACCAGACTACTAACGGTAGCATTCTTGGTACTAACGATGGTATTCACAGTACTATCCGTAGTATTCACAGTACTGTTAGTAGTTCTACTACCCATATGGGCAGCGTACCTGTGTAGTATCCTGGAGCCAGCACCTCGTCCTGCTTGTAGCTCTGTTCTCCCACCAGCTGCCTCAGAGCTTCAGCCACCAGACCCTTATAACTGACAACCGCAgcaaccaatcagaagccacacacacaacagccaatcagagagcagacAACACAACAGCCGATCAGAGAGAAGACACAATATTGTATTTAACGTCCCCAGCCTACCTGTGTGTGGGACCTCCCCCAGCCTACCTGTGACCTCATGCCCCCGGCTCACCTGTACTTGCGGTTGACCTCGTCGGCGGTGAGGGCGTGGTCGAACATGAGCACCTTGTGCGCGTCCTGCAGGCGGGGGCCCGTGTAGTCCCGGTACTCCAGCTGCACCGTGGCGTCCAGCAGGGATAGGTAGCGCCGCACGATCAGCGCGTACGGGCTGTctgcagggggcggggcatgACGGGGTTAACGGACTGCAGTTATAACCCAATGTTTCTACCCTGTGGCCAGACCAGAGCGCCGTTAGTGTGTACTGTTAGTGTTTactgttattgtttactgttagtgCTTACTGTTAGTGTTTACTGTCAGTGTTTACTGTCAGTGTTTACTGTCAGTGTTTACTGTCAGTGTTTACGGTCAGTGCTTACTGTCAGTGTTTACTGTCAGTGTTTACTGTCAGTGCTTACTGTCAGTGCTTACTGTCAGTGTTTACTGTCAGTGCTTACTGTTAGTGTTTACTGTTAGTGTTTACTGTCAGTGTTTACTGCCAGTGTTTACTGTTAGTTTTTACCGTCAGTGTTTACCGTTAGTGTTTACTGTCAGTGTTTACTGTTAGTGTTTACTCTGTGTTTACTGTTAGTGTTTACTGTTAGTGTTTCCCGTTAGTGTTTACTGTTAGTGTTTACCGTTAGTGTTTACCGTTAGTGTTTACTGTTAGTGTTTACTGTTAGTGTTTACCGTTAGTGCTTACCGTtagtgcctcacattcacccattcatacacattcatactcgcattcataaacacattcattcacccattcatacaaggcgacagccagcagcTCGGGACCAGTTAGGGTGTCCTGCTCAACACTCTGGGatctgtgtatgaatgtgttgaCTGGTATGGGTACTGTTGatttgtgtaactgtgtgtgtggtggtgtatcCTATGTGGGGATCTATCCTGTGTGGTGGTCTGTCCTGTGTGGTGGTCTGTCCTGTGTGGTGGTctgtcctgtgtgggggtctgtcctgtgtgggggtctgtcCTGTGTGGTGGTctgtcctgtgtgggggtctgtcCTGTGAGGGGGTctgtcctgtgtgggggtctgtcctgtgtgggggtctgtcCTGTGTGGTGGTctgtcctgtgtgggggtctgtcctgtgtgggggtctgtcCTGTGTGGTGGTctgtcctgtgtgggggtctttcctgtgtgggggtctgtcctgtgtgggggtcTATCCTTGGGGTGGTCTGTCCTGTGTGGTGGTctgtcctgtgtgggggtctgtcctgtgtgggggtctgtcctgtgtgggggtctgtcctgtgtgggggtctgtcctgtgtgggggtctgtcCTGTGTGGTGGTCTATTCTGTGTGGGGGTGTACTGACTGGTGACGTTGCTGATGAAGCTGGGGGAGAAGACGCGGTGCAGCACTAGGGAGGGGAAGTGGCCCAGCTGGAACAGGGACATGAGGATGTTGACGGTGGCCAGCGGCGAGCTCAGCGCCTTcagctccagcaccacctccagctTGGAGAAGAGCTGCTGCTCGTTGGCCGGCCGGTAGCTCATCCTGCTGAAGGGGAACACCAGCTTCTGGATCACCTGGGGACACATCAGAGAGGGGgttcaacagccaatcagagaggggaatccacagccaatcagagggactAATCCTCATCCAATCAGAGAGGGGGTTCaaaagccaatcagagagaggaATCGAAATCCGATCAGAGAGGACTCGACATCCAACAGCCGATCAGAGACCAGGAACTCAGAAAAATATTACGTTTTCTGAATGGTAGGCTATGTAGATTTGCCTTTTCAGGAAGAAAATGAACCCAAACAGGTACACTGTTTTAAATCGCTTTGTCACAATGTTAACACGGTTATATCACTTGCATTACCATTTAATAATATAACGATGATGATTATATAAAAGGTCCTATAAATGATATATGTCCCAGTTTTAAATTGCATGGCAACAATGTTAACAAGGTCCCACCACTTTATACATTCCCTCAACAAGGGGTGGTTCCGGGGGCTCCGGTCCCTCACCTTGCTGTCCAGGTACTCTGCCTTCTTGACCAGGAAGTCTGCGATGGTGTCCAGCAACTGGGTCTCCCGCAGGCGGTGGCGGGCCACGTACTTGGCGATGAGGGCCATGGTGTAGGGAGTGATGCTGTCCACCTTCTTAGGAAGCTCCTCTGCAGGGAAGGGCAGGAGGCACACCGTCACCTCAGAACGCTCGCAGCCGGCTCCGTGTCTCTGCGCCTTAACCGAGGCTCGTTCCTGTACGCAGTACGCTCTCAACCGGCCAGGTTCCGTGTTCTGAACCGGCCAGGTCGGTGGTTTACAAATTGCGCGTGTCTCCCATTAAGTAGGTCACAGCAGTTGAAAGGATGGCTTTACACGACGATTTGAttaacatcgttttcaaaactGTGTCTGCAAGTCTACATGCCTCGTCTGTTCCTATTTGACCATGTCGATGTTTAAAGAATGATCTCACTTTTCTGGTTTGGTAATGAGAAGTTATGTGTCCGTAATGCTCCTTTTACTGCAAACTTTTCTTTGTTGCTCAACGGAACCCCCCCTTTCAGGGTCGGACATGGCAGGAGAGAGGTTGAGAATGCCCGGGATTAAGTGAACCCACAGGGGACGATGCTCTGATTCAACCCTACTAGCCTTCTGCACCACGTCCTAGCTatgttgcgtgtgtgcgtgcgtgcgtgtgtggtccgTACTGGCCAGGCTGGCGATGAACCTCTCCTGCCGGTTCTGGTAGAAGAGGTGGGAGCTGAAGATGAGCTCCAGGCTCTTGTTGCTGGCCTCGCGGACGCACGCCGCCAGCATCTCGTCCAGCAGCGCCATCTCCTGCTCCCGCACGCCGCTCACGCTCGCCAGCGTGTGCTTCACCAGGCGCAGGATCTTCCTgcgagaggagggggagtgaaACGGAGCACGtactgacacacccacacagcttgtgtgtgtgtgtaacagagttctgcatactgacacacacacacacagtaactgAGAACTACataccgacagacacacacacacacacacacacacagtaacagagaactacatactgacacaccacagacacagtAACAGAGTActacatactgacacacacacacacacacacacacacacacagtaacagtaCTACAaactgacccacacacacacacacagcagtaacAGAGTActacatactgacacacacacacacacacacacaccacacacacacacacacacacaccacacaccacacacacacacacacacacacacacacaataacagtactacatactgacacacacacacagtaactgAGTTCTGACTACTGACacataaacaacacaaaacagacaGTACCAGAGTATGTTctgacacatccacacaacacAGTAACATAGTAACGTAGTAGtatgttcagacacacacacgctgagtaATACAGCACCAGAATAGATACTGACACAATACACAGTGACCCAGACCGCCCACGGAACCACCAGCGTACCCAGTACTCCTCCTCTCACCCACCTGTTAGCTAGCAGCAGCTCTGGGCTGGAGGCGGCCGGGCCgttggcgccctctggtggctgcAGCGTGCGTAGCTTCAGCCGGTAGTAGGACAGCAGTAGGAAGAGGGTCTGGGGGTGGCGCTCGCGCTCCAGGTTCTTCTCCAGCGCCGCCAGGCAGGCCTCTGTCAGCGGGTGCTGGCAGCCCAGGTGGAGCTTCATGCTGGAGCTGAACACCATGGACACGTCCTTCTGGTTGAACTGGCCCAGCCGGGCCTGGCACTCtgcctccagcacctccaccaccctgcaGTCGCTGGGCAGGCCTGGGGAGGGCACCACCACACAGCGTGTAACGTACACACCGACGTAGGCCAGTACAGAGCCACAGAGACCAGTACAGGCctgagacagacacatgcagacCAGTGCATAGAATAGAGAAGGTAGAGGGATTGATAAGGGACATCGTGACTTAACTTATCCTTGCATATGAAATGAGAACTGCAAAACATCTCAGGCCAGATCTAGTGATCATGGTTCCAAAAACAGCAATCgcctacaggtaggctgtgCAGCCTGCGCTCATTGGGGTTCTGAAGTCTAATACACTAAACCCTGCACTGTCCTTCCTTGAGTAGTGACGTGTTGAGTTAAAGTAACAGACTCATATCTCTCATCCCTATGTCGTGGAATTTGAGTGCAGTGAGGGCGGGAAGGAGGCCTCACCGAGGGCCGCCACGGCGTACAGACAGTTGACCACGCTGAAGTTGTCGAACTTGGCGCAGTCGCCGATGATGTCGTCGCAGAGCGTCTGGAAGTCCTGCTGCTCCAGGATGTCCcgcccctcgctctcctccgctcctcccgCTCCGGGCGGGCCAGACGCCGCCCCTGTCGCAGCCCCGCCGTCGGAGGCGGCGGAGGATCCCGTCCCCGCCGctgggccgccgccgcctccgccctGCAGCAGCTGGCTGATCTTGTGCAGGGCGATGGGGTAGTGGTTGTGGGAGATCTTGCCCGGGTTCTGGGTGACCCAGCGCAGCACCTCGTCGGGCCGGTGCGAGCGCTCGATCAGCCGCTTGAGGGTGAAGAACGTGTCGTAGCTCATCTTCTCCTGGATGAAGTTCCACGTCTTCTTGCGCCCCGAGGCCAGGCCGCCGCCACCCCCTAGGGCGGGCCCTTggctgtagtggtggtggtgcaggtgggcgtgctgctgctggaagTGGTGGAGGTGCGGGGGTGGGACTAGGGGAGGGGCCaggtgtgtgggcggggccaggtgtgcagggggcggggcgtggtgggggtgggggtggtagtggtggggtGGGTGATGGCCGTGGAAGTGGGGCCCGCGGTGAGGCTCTGCGCGGCCCTGGTAGAGGGGGTAGGCGGGGCTCTGGgcggaggggtggtggtggtggtggtggtggtggttctccaTCATAGTCATAGCTCCGCCTCCACCCGCTGAGAGCTGTGTCCTGCGGGCCGGCTTACCCCCGGCTggcccaccacccccaccggcGCCGGCGGAGCTGTAGAGGCGCGTGGTGTACATGGCGGCCCGGGGGAGGGGCCCGAGGCGGGGGAGGGtgcggagggaggagggggaggaggggaggtggaggctgcCGGAGCTCAGGAGCTTCCAGCCAGAGAGGAGACGCAGCATAGTCCAGAAGCTGGCCCAGAGGGGCAGCAGCACTCACtacacctgcacgcacacacagacaaacagacggacagagagagagacagagagggagagggttatTGTGTTGTGGTTTGATCATTTCCATATTTCAAGCCTAATCTACTTTTTGATGCTTTGGCCAATGTTGAATGAACCGTTGCATTGAATTGAGAGAAACATTGACTGAGTTAGACTaacaggaggaggtggtaaTATGGCTAAACACATTTAGACAGAGTCTGACAAAGTCGAGAGGGGATAAATGGTTGAGAGACATTACATCCTGACCGTCAAGAGGTAGTACAGATGGCGAGAGGCAGTGTGATAGAGTCAGAGAAGGtgagacacacaaaacaatagcgAACGCAGCAGGACAACAAGCAGAGTACAGTAGAAACAGGCATTAACCTGGCAAGTAATCCATTCTTTGAAAGCAGTCCACCTTTCAGCAGAAGATTCAAACACTAATTATGCAACTATATCCTGTATTGGCTCtagtattatattttattataggTTGCTCTGCATTTGTATGTCAAATAATTTGAGTTATAGGATAAGAGTTGATCTTCAGTTGAAACTCTACCATGAAGCCTAATCTGCAGTGCTACTCGTTAAGGATCTGATGTTGATGTTAATGCTGTTAACATTAGTTTCCTTCCGCTTCCGTAACATCCTCCCGTTTCCTTATGCTACTGAATCTGGAGATGGAAAGAAGCGGGTCAAACACCCACCATGGCAACAGCCTCATGGCCACCACAAATCAAATATTACAAAATACAACGAGTGCCTACATGTCTATGCATTCACGGTTGTAGCTTCTCATATACCCTTCCTATGCATAATCCTCCTAACCAACCGGTATGCATTCACAATCTAGCAACATGTTTCAACACGCATGCGTATAGATCTGTATTCAATGTTAAACAAAGTCCATTCAAAACCCAAACATCAACGCACTGTACTGGAAAAAGTAATAACTAATAATTTGGCTTAATACACATTATTATCGTTCATACAATTCAATATTCGTAATAGATCCCAGGACGCAGGGCTTTTAATTCTTGCTGGACTAAAGCTGACGTCATTCACTGCAATGAAACACTCGATCGTTTCCATCAGATGGATCCCCTCAACCCCAACCATAGCAGGGTCACATACAGGGTCAATTTAAAATCGGATGTATGTGAAATGATTCACGCTGACAATCAAGGCGTTGGCTGATGCAAGTGAACGTTAACAGTGAGCTAGGGGACTTAAAGACACAAGTCAAGGAGCTGGACATTTCTGTTAAAGTCATATGTGCAAAAGGTAAAGAGAAAAGCGATACATAGTGAGCATGTAATGAACATACTTACATTTTTCTCTAAGGCAATCTGAGGTGTTCAACTAGAGAAACGAAGCCTGAGTGCGGCTACTGCTAGCTCCCTGCTAGCCCTGGGCCATTCGCTCTGAAACGTCAAGTTTCATCAGATTGTTAGTCGATCCAAGTGTGAACTCGAGTTTCTTTGCAAGTGGCACCCACAGCTAACAATTCCATTGATGGCctatttttaaataattgaCGTTAAGCGTCTCTAACTACGTTGGCTCCTTGGTCGTGCAACCATGGGCATCTTTTCACATTAGAAAGTTTCCAGATCCACCCTCCAACCTGTGTCAACAGCCGTGTAGTCATGATCCATTGTGTGGACAAAACGAGTTTGGTTTTATTACTGGTTACACGGTCTAAAAATACACGAACTGACTTTGGGTTGGAGTGGCTAATGGGCTTCCAGCGGTCGGACATAGGTCGCTGGGTGTCGGTAGAGTaatgacagtgtgtgttttgaaCAGATTACCTCATAGTTTGCAAACATCCGCACTCGTAAAATGTTGAAGTACGATAGTCTGGTTGCTTGCTATATGAGTAATGAACGGACAGAATAGCCCCGATGACAGCAGCTTCACTTCTGGCGAGCAGCCCCGGCGAACGCCATCTTTTCCTTCCCGAAGTGCAACTGCAACAGTGAACTTCTTCGTCTGGTGTCATTAGTAGTTTCACGCCGCCGCATGTCGCTCCCTGCTGGCCAATAGACGAACTGGCACAGTTACTATGTAACATGTCTGAGTACTttcaccaccagagggcgctctaaAACCACCCATTCTATATAACATTCACACATTGTTCTACATGGGAAGCAGTACATGAGTGAATATAGTGGTATGTTTGAAATTAATGtcataatgatgataataataataataataataataataataataataatatataataataataataataataataatgctaatgAGAATAAGTGTTCGTAAATGTATTAATAGTAAAATGTTTGCTTTGATTTCTTGATTAATTACCGCTCTTAAGAATGGTCCAATAAAGGGGCAGACCCACAAAGATTTATAACAAGGTAATTCGCAAAAGTTAATATTGGGTAACAAATGGTTTACGTCACATTGAAAACGTCATCGCGCAGCTCACGTCTCCATTCGATAACAGTAAAGATGGCGCAGGAGTTGGGCCATGGAAAGGGACTTTTCCTCGGTGTTTGACCGCGACAGTATTGCTCCTGTTATCAAAACGTCTCACTCAAATTAAACAATCTTGAGGGTCCACGATGGCCCACCGGTACCTCCGGCTATCGGAGGGGTGCAGGCACCTGCTGAGACGCCTGCTGCCGCCCCAGGTCGCAGTGGCTCCGAGCACTTCGCGCCTGGTATGTGTCTCTCGCACGTTTTGAACGATCCGCTCAAGAAATCAAGTGTCCAATGTATCTAAATGACCCATACTGCGTGTCCGTATTACGGTTACAGCCTTTGCAGAGGTCTGTGTGCGGACGAAACAGGACGTGGCGTGTCCGTGACTTTGTGTTGTCTCGCAGCGTGCTGCCGCTGTGGACCAGAGGCCCCGCATTGACATTGATGCTGTTGTTTTGCTCTGACAAGTGAAGCTGGGTTGCACAACAAATGGCCAAACTAGACCTGAGATGTGTAATACTGTCTTCTTTCACTGTCAGCAGACAAAACTGCCTATTTGGTATCACTGACGTCTAGTCTGCTCAATAAACATAATGACCTCTGTTAAATAACACCTGTAATACCTGATCTCTGAAATGTTGGAGGACATTAACATTATGTTCATGGGGTCGTGTGGTTGCTCCGAGGTAAACGCTGTGTGTTAGCTTCCACCAAAGACCAGTGCTCAGGGTGTGACAAGTCATTCATTTTCACATAAtgacagttgtataacagttgTAACAGTACATCGGCTGGTTGCAGACACACCAGCATTAACTCGTCGAAACACACGGCACAGTTAATTGTCGACACCTGTCGCATGTGTTAACGTTTTGGACCATATTGATGGACCAGTCTGTAACTCTAGAAGCACCAGTTGTGAAACACAGACGCTTTATTATGGCTAACTACAGAAGATAACGGCCGTCTTGCGGTGCGGCCCGTAGGTGCTAAGTCCCACCGGGAGCCGGGCCGTAGCGGAGGGAGATACCGTGCTAGCCGCGGTACTAGGAGCTGTGAGACGTTTCTGCGCCAAACCTCCGAAAGGTACGACCCCGACGAAAGGTGGCGGTTTGACCAATACCGGTGTCTGCAATGCACATGGCTGTTGCCATGACCACACAAGTCGACATTGTTGTCTCTATTGAGGTAACGCCGGGTCTCTTCCTGTCTCAGGGTTCGAGAAGTACTTCCCCGAGGGCAAGAAGACACCGTCCAGCGCTGAAGCGGCCAAAggtacccccccctcctcaaccaCATTTTTATGATCTTGCTAAAGACTGCTACTCTCCACTCTGAATACTGCTTGATGACATACTGACACATACCCCTCTGCGCCGCCCCCCCCTCAGAGGCCAAGCCAAGCAATGGGCCGAAAAGCTCTGGGAGatcgggaggaggagggggaggggcctcgggaggagggggaggaggaaagagaggagccCGGAAAGAGGACTCCACTTGGCAGAGTCGTCTGCAGAAGGTGAGACCTCTGTGAGGGGTGACGTCACTAGGGCCAGAGTAATAGTGGGATGATGTCATTGAGAATGTAATGATGAAGCCATGAGGGTCAGAAGGTTAGAGGGACAATGACCCTGTCCCTCAAACAAACATTAATCACACGTTTATTAACGCATCACACGAGTGCCGAAGCCTTGGCCGATATTGTGGCATTGACGCCAAAACGCTGTTGTTGCCAGGGTGATGTGCCTTGGGACGACAAGGAATTCCGACTGGTCCTCCTGAGCGCGGTCGCGTTCGGGGGCACCGTCACGTACCTGCTCCGGGACGGAGGCCGCGAGGTCACCTGGAAGGACTTTGTCAACAACTGCCTCGCCA is a genomic window of Gadus morhua chromosome 8, gadMor3.0, whole genome shotgun sequence containing:
- the fastk gene encoding LOW QUALITY PROTEIN: fas-activated serine/threonine kinase (The sequence of the model RefSeq protein was modified relative to this genomic sequence to represent the inferred CDS: inserted 1 base in 1 codon), with protein sequence MLRLLSGWKLLSSGSLHLPSSPSSLRTLPRLGPLPRAAMYTTRLYSSAGAGGGGGPAGGKPARRTQLSAGGGGAMTMMENHHHHHHHHPSAQSPAYPLYQGRAEPHRGPHFHGHHPPHHYHPHPHHAPPPAHLAPPTHLAPPLVPPPHLHHFQQQHAHLHHHHYSQGPALGGGGGLASGRKKTWNFIQEKMSYDTFFTLKRLIERSHRPDEVLRWVTQNPGKISHNHYPIALHKISQLLQGGGGGGPAAGTGSSAASDGGAATGAASGPPGAGGAEESEGRDILEQQDFQTLCDDIIGDCAKFDNFSVVNCLYAVAALGLPSDCRVVEVLEAECQARLGQFNQKDVSMVFSSSMKLHLGCQHPLTEACLAALEKNLERERHPQTLFLLLSYYRLKLRTLQPPEGANGPAASSPELLLANRKILRLVKHTLASVSGVREQEMALLDEMLAACVREASNKSLELIFSSHLFYQNRQERFIASLAKELPKKVDSITPYTMALIAKYVARHRLRETQLLDTIADFLVKKAEYLDSKVIQKLVFPFSRMSYRPANEQQLFSKLEVVLELKALSSPLATVNILMSLFQLGHFPSLVLHRVFSPSFISNVTNSPYALIVRRYLSLLDATVQLEYRDYTGPRLQDAHKVLMFDHALTADEVNRKYSYKGLVAEALRQLVGEQSYKQDEVLAPGYYTDFLILMDASGRILPVRPGAGVPPPTCVAVATPKADGAVSMTTLTSDFQKFSPFSPLKGEGPDPEGAVPEAFLPLHLRGSPGPNGAGGLAEYGSYYASGPDYYSGLAKDASLESQDSSTLSSPPSDSLAPPPPPPGAPGPDSLFQFSIGQILEEEESGGVAAPPSGQEADCELQGFYEGVAYSESSASEGPATAPSPGGTLRRGAMRTSPPATYGPSAGGVVMSVNDKWHYCHNSVVLXGSRAMRDRHLQLLGYIILQLPYQELEKLNGIEEVKQYLHKKLLSVPL